A single region of the Micropterus dolomieu isolate WLL.071019.BEF.003 ecotype Adirondacks linkage group LG02, ASM2129224v1, whole genome shotgun sequence genome encodes:
- the LOC123967500 gene encoding endoplasmic reticulum membrane sensor NFE2L1-like has product MLHLKKYFTEGLIQMAILLSLCGVRVDVGLEPYLPPSWHEMILGPTSALTQTQFHNLRNRMEEAHGLHPKNVDLDGFFTTRRLLGWVRSLDRLQVPHAELETWLVQREPDPLPVECPDQPPLRERAHAGVERDRTAPPVESRAGPGTLQEEEEEDKEEAVHHVLNPSGALDERVEDEEDNEEDLVRMHRHYRRTGGRPGGSHGRANNRELTQNEIDQTSVSLQDCLRLLEETFPFTEEQLCDVGGGDLEHQPQPVLPPVIPNGNPSLDLELHWQDLVAIMEPENRGVDMMTSFDDTQNLRATGALHGVPQQNCNNHDDDVAEADQEVLQIETPRQHGLLGPPRLSEVEPTQLPLIPSAELDDYSSALNTRDTLKNYNVNPLHSPPDHMDLLAEDPSEDFCLGLNTEDNSNTFDVNLLTQGLEDPMERSLHSQYAPYPENPFTPSPEGNDMTQDLLMSSSSVFLVDEEDVEDEDDLFSPLNDLLEDEIRFLDLALEEGFSPVMAARLEEEGYLDCKTAQQETGRDSDSRMAITDDQGQPRRHQQDGENEADSDSGLSLDFSHSPASPCASEASSYSSSSSSCVSAVDSPFYEDEDADESFVGSDMEVEVKIKQEELEEEEMGAVGGEYPEDVTKPFPPNYGDHKLFNGFPWLEHIGHDHTYNQPWSSASSPSLGKLPTKHTKSSLRHDTAKPYHHSSSRHISETKMWSRDQRRAQALKVPFSNELIVNLPVEEFNDLLANYQLNEEQLTLIRDIRRRGKNKIAAQNCRKRKLDMLLGLKDNVSSLKRYRSRLLREKREALRNLLEMKRQLGTLYEEVFSRLRDEEGRPLDAMEYLLHFESDGSVTVASRQQGAALPKRSKKQRDKKK; this is encoded by the exons ATGCTGCACCTAAAGAAATACTTTACGGAGGGCCTCATCCAGATGGCCATCCTGCTCAGCCTATGTGGAGTGAGGGTTGATGTGGGACTGGAGCCCTACCTGCCTCCCTCTTGGCACGAGATGATCCTGGGTCCGACCTCTGCGCTGACCCAGACGCAGTTCCACAACCTTCGCAACCGCATGGAGGAAGCCCACGGCCTGCACCCCAAGAATGTGGACCTGGATGGGTTCTTCACGACACGGAGGCTGCTGGGCTGGGTCCGCTCTCTGGACAGACTACAG GTTCCTCATGCAGAGCTGGAGACGTGGCTGGTCCAGCGGGAGCCAGATCCTCTCCCTGTGGAATGTCCAGACCAGCCCCCCCTACGGGAGAGAGCACATGCTGGGGTAGAGAGAGACCGAACCGCCCCGCCTGTGGAATCCAGAGCCGGACCTGGTACCCtgcaggaagaagaggaggaggataaagag GAAGCAGTGCATCATGTACTTAATCCAAGCGGTGCTCTGGATGAGAGagtggaggatgaggaggacaaCGAGGAAGACCTGGTCAGGATGCATAGGCATTACAGGAGAACAGGCGGAAGACCAGGTGGTTCCCACGGCCGTGCTAACAACAGAGAGCTAACTCAGAATGAAATAGACCAG ACTTCTGTCTCCCTACAGGATTGTTTAAGACTGTTGGAGGAAACCTTTCCCTTCACAGAAGAACAG TTATGTGATGTTGGCGGGGGAGATCTGGAGCATCAACCCCAGCCCGTGCTGCCCCCAGTTATCCCCAATGGAAACCCTTCATTGGACCTGGAGCTCCACTGGCAGGACTTGGTGGCTATCATGGAGCCGGAG AACAGGGGTGTTGACATGATGACTTCATTTGATGATACCCAAAATTTGCGAGCAACTGGGGCCCTTCATGGTGTTCCACAGCAAAACTGCAACAACCATGATGATGACGTAGCAGAGGCTGATCAGGAGGTCCTTCAAATAGAGACTCCCCGGCAGCATG GTTTGTTGGGGCCACCAAGACTGTCAGAGGTAGAGCCAACCCAGCTTCCACTCATCCCCAGTGCAGAGTTGGATGACTACAGTTCAGCCTTGAACACAAGGGACACTTTGAAAAACTATAATGTGAATCCCTTGCACAGTCCTCCAGACCACATGGATCTGCTTGCAGAAGATCCTTCAGAAGACTTCTGCCTGGGACTAAACACAGAAGATAACTCGAATACCTTTGACGTAAATCTGCTAACACAAGGTCTTGAAGATCCCATGGAACGCAGTCTGCATTCACAGTATGCTCCCTACCCTGAAAACCCTTTCACCCCATCTCCGGAGGGAAATGATATGACCCAAGACCTTCTGATGTCATCCTCCAGTGTCTTTTTGGTTGATGAGGAGGATGTCGAGGATGAGGATGATCTCTTTAGCCCACTGAATGACCTCTTAGAGGATGAGATTAGATTTTTGGACCTGGCTCTGGAGGAAGGATTCAGTCCTGTGATGGCAGCcaggctggaggaggagggctACCTTGACTGTAAAACAGCTCAACAGGAAACTGGCAGAGACTCAGACTCTAGAATGGCAATCACAGATGATCAGGGTCAACCAAGAAGACATCAGCAAG ATGGTGAGAATGAAGCAGACTCCGACTCTGGTCTTTCTCTGGATTTCAGCCACAGCCCTGCTTCTCCATGTGCTTCCGAGGCCTCCTCttattcctcttcctcttcctcttgtgTGTCAGCTGTGGACAGTCCCTTCTATGAAGACGAGGATGCTGATGAAAGCTTTGTTGGTTCAGATATGGAAGTGGAGGTGAAAATaaagcaggaggagctggaagaggaggagatgggggCAGTAGGAGGAGAGTACCCTGAAGATGTTACGAAACCCTTTCCTCCCAACTATGGGGATCACAAGCTATTTAACGGCTTTCCTTGGCTGGAGCATATTGGCCACGATCACACATACAACCAGCCCTGGTCATCTGCCTCCTCTCCATCCCTGGGCAAGCTGCCCACCAAACACACCAAATCCTCCCTGCGACATGACACCGCCAAGCCTTACCACCATTCGTCTTCCAGACACATCTCCGAGACTAAAATGTGGAGCCGAGATCAACGCCGTGCACAAGCCCTGAAAGTCCCTTTCTCCAATGAGCTGATTGTTAACCTCCCAGTGGAGGAGTTTAATGACCTACTGGCCAATTACCAACTCAATGAGGAGCAGCTTACCCTCATCAGGGACATAAGACGGCGCGGTAAGAACAAGATAGCCGCCCAGAACTGCAGGAAGAGGAAACTAGACATGCTGCTGGGACTTAAAGATAACGTGTCCAGTTTAAAGCGCTACCGTTCACGGCTGCTCCGAGAGAAACGGGAAGCCCTGAGGAATCTGCTGGAAATGAAGCGGCAACTGGGCACGTTGTACGAGGAAGTCTTTTCCAGGCTGAGGGATGAGGAAGGGAGGCCGCTGGATGCTATGGAATACCTGCTTCATTTTGAGTCTGATGGTAGTGTCACGGTGGCTTCACGCCAACAAGGGGCAGCGCTGCCAAAACGCAGCAAGAAACAGAGGGACAAGAAGAAGTGA